A window from Solanum stenotomum isolate F172 chromosome 5, ASM1918654v1, whole genome shotgun sequence encodes these proteins:
- the LOC125864448 gene encoding DEAD-box ATP-dependent RNA helicase 8-like, which yields MNPRGRYPPPGMGGGGGGGGRGGGHMYPNANPNFQSRNPQQYVQRGPVNQQQLFQNQQTQQWLRRNQLASDSTVDEVEKTVQSEAVDQSSQDWKARLKIPPADTRYRTEDVTATKGNEFEDYFLKRELLMGIYEKGFERPSPIQEESIPIALTGSDILARAKNGTGKTAAFCIPALEKIDQDVNAIQVVILVPTRELALQTSQVCKELGKHLKIEVMVTTGGTSLKDDIMRLYQPVHLLVGTPGRILDLARKGICVLKDCSMLVMDEADKLLSPEFQPSIVQLIRFLPANRQVLMFSATFPVTVKDFKERYLQKPYVINLMDELTLKGITQFYAFVEERQKLHCLNTLFSKLQINQSIIFCNSVNRVELLAKKITELGFSCFYIHAKMLQDHRNRVFHDFRNGACRNLVCTDLFTRGIDIQAVNVVINFDFPKNSETYLHRVGRSGRFGHLGLAVNLITYEDRFNLYRIEQELGTEIKQIPPHIDQAIYCL from the exons ATGAATCCGAGAGGAAGATATCCACCGCCGGGAATGGGCGGCGGCGGTGGAGGCGGCGGCCGGGGTGGCGGACACATGTACCCTAACGCTAACCCTAATTTTCAATCGAGAAATCCACAGCAGTATGTGCAGAGAGGTCCGGTGAACCAGCAGCAGCTGTTTCAGAACCAACAGACACAGCAATGGCTCAGAAGGAACCAGTTGGCATCTGATTCTACTGTTGATGAGGTTGAAAAGACGGTACAATCTGAAGCAGTTGACCAAAG TTCACAAGACTGGAAGGCGAGGTTGAAGATACCACCAGCGGATACTAGATACAGGACAGAG GATGTGACAGCGACCAAGGGAAATGAATTTGAAGACTATTTTCTTAAGCGTGAATTGCTTATGGGAATTTATGAAAAGGGTTTTGAAAGACCATCTCCAATCCAGGAAGAGAGTATCCCAATTGCTCTTACTGGGAGTGATATTTTGGCTAGGGCCAAAAATGGAACAGGGAAAACTGCTGCCTTCTGCATTCCGGCATTGGAAAAAATTGACCAGGACGTCAATGCCATTCAAG TTGTTATCCTTGTTCCTACGCGAGAATTGGCtcttcaaacatctcaagtttgCAAAGAACTTGGGAAGCACTTAAAAATTGAAGTCATGGTTACCACTGGGGGGACCAGCTTGAAGGATGATATAATGCGACTCTATCAACCGGTTCATTTACTAGTTGGAACCCCTGGAAGAATACTCGACCTTGCGAGAAAGGGAATATGTGTTTTGAAAGATTGTTCCATGCTTGTCATGGATGAG GCTGATAAGCTTCTTTCTCCGGAGTTTCAACCTTCCATCGTGCAGCTGATTCGTTTCTTGCCAGCAAATCGTCAAGTTTTAATGTTCTCTGCTACATTCCCTGTCACAGTCAAGGACTTTAAAGAAAGATATCTGCAGAAGCCATATGTTATCAACCTTATGGATGAACTTACTCTCAAGGGTATAACACAATTTTATGCCTTTGTAGAGGAAAGGCAGAAGCTTCATTGCCTCAACACTTTATTCTCAAAG CTTCAAATCAACCAATCAATTATCTTTTGCAACTCTGTAAACCGTGTGGAACTGCTTGCCAAGAAGATCACAGAGTTAGGCTTTTCATGCTTCTACATCCATGCAAAGATGCTTCAAGATCATAGGAACAGAGTATTTCATGACTTCCGTAATGGTGCCTGCAGGAACCTTGTTTGTACTG ATCTGTTTACTAGAGGGATAGATATTCAAGCAGTCAATGttgttataaattttgatttcccGAAGAACTCAGAGACATATTTACACAGG GTTGGGCGTTCAGGGAGATTTGGGCATCTTGGTTTAGCTGTGAACCTGATTACTTATGAGGATCGCTTCAACCT GTATAGAATTGAACAAGAACTAGGAACAGAGATCAAGCAAATTCCTCCGCACATAGATCAGGCTATATATTGCCTTTGA